From a region of the Streptomyces sp. NBC_00193 genome:
- the mobC gene encoding plasmid mobilization relaxosome protein MobC: MNDDEFQLLTHAASACRMSTAGFLAHSALKAARDLEHTEAEIATHRDMVRELFALRRALGQIGNNLNQVATVLNSGADAPHAKAVLDAVQRTAERVDDFTQRYVETETPAG, encoded by the coding sequence ATGAACGACGATGAATTCCAGCTCCTCACCCACGCCGCGTCTGCCTGCCGCATGAGCACCGCCGGCTTCCTCGCCCACTCTGCTCTGAAGGCCGCCCGCGACCTCGAACACACCGAAGCCGAGATCGCCACCCACCGGGACATGGTCAGAGAGCTGTTCGCGCTGCGCCGGGCCCTCGGCCAGATCGGCAACAACCTGAACCAGGTCGCCACCGTCCTGAACTCCGGCGCCGATGCCCCGCACGCCAAGGCGGTCCTCGACGCTGTCCAGCGGACCGCCGAGCGCGTGGACGACTTCACCCAGCGCTACGTAGAGACGGAGACTCCCGCCGGATGA
- a CDS encoding helix-turn-helix domain-containing protein, with amino-acid sequence MSVAAGCRRKTPKVRYVRSAACDSELLANVRMPPRVSPLGRGFLNVREAAEYLGLSPATLYVWRHRRQGPPSFRMGRSGRVMYRIEALDDWIREQEQADSRSNTSLNPVNAAPQRRAGYAATA; translated from the coding sequence ATGTCCGTCGCCGCAGGTTGTCGACGGAAGACCCCGAAGGTTCGATACGTGCGAAGTGCTGCTTGTGACAGTGAATTGCTGGCGAATGTCCGTATGCCTCCCCGTGTGTCGCCGCTGGGGAGGGGTTTTCTGAACGTGCGTGAAGCCGCCGAATACCTGGGGCTGTCGCCCGCCACCCTTTACGTGTGGCGGCACCGCCGCCAAGGTCCGCCGAGTTTTCGAATGGGGCGGAGTGGACGTGTGATGTACCGGATCGAAGCTCTTGACGACTGGATCCGGGAACAGGAGCAGGCAGACTCCCGTAGTAATACTTCCCTAAATCCGGTGAATGCCGCCCCGCAGCGCCGCGCCGGGTACGCGGCCACGGCCTGA
- a CDS encoding site-specific integrase, giving the protein MAGYIEDRWIKKKRDPVTGKRERTTRYGKGSRYRVAGIPGVRDMSFDVLEDAKGWLRRSGTDSERGEFVDPRDGSITLTDFVTRHWRAGVRGAPGTVKRVDERVRLHILPHLGAVALRDVSATVLRGYIATLEGECSPRYARQILTSLSNIFETAIDDKRLVRNPMRAKTVRWPKAPDEDRDAWPLATAQRVRDVINPRYRIAVVVALGCGLRQGEVFGLSPKDIDFERGVIRVRRQVQLLSGRLYFALPKGGKTRIVDMPRSVATELAAYFLDHPAVDVELPWGGPEPDREKQSFPLVLTTTYGNAIRANIFNDEAWKPALAAAGVIPVREKGARWKASRKDGFHVLRHTYASVLLEAGESIVTLARWLGHSSPTITLDHYAHFMPEAGGRGRAAIDALLGTVPEYVPEGLVPSQGRI; this is encoded by the coding sequence TTGGCTGGCTATATCGAAGACCGTTGGATCAAAAAGAAGAGGGATCCCGTCACAGGGAAGCGTGAGCGTACGACCCGTTACGGCAAGGGGTCCCGATATCGTGTCGCTGGAATCCCGGGCGTCCGGGACATGTCGTTCGACGTGTTGGAGGACGCCAAGGGGTGGCTCCGGCGGTCCGGCACCGACAGCGAACGAGGCGAGTTCGTCGACCCGCGCGACGGCTCCATCACCTTGACGGACTTCGTCACGCGCCACTGGCGCGCCGGCGTTCGCGGCGCGCCCGGCACGGTCAAGCGAGTTGATGAGCGTGTACGACTTCACATCCTTCCGCACCTCGGTGCGGTGGCGCTGCGCGACGTGTCGGCGACCGTCCTGCGCGGCTACATAGCCACGCTCGAAGGCGAGTGCTCTCCGCGGTACGCCCGGCAGATCCTCACCTCACTGTCAAACATCTTCGAGACCGCGATCGACGACAAGCGCCTCGTCCGCAACCCGATGCGGGCCAAGACGGTGCGTTGGCCGAAGGCCCCCGACGAGGACCGTGACGCGTGGCCGCTGGCAACGGCGCAGCGGGTGCGGGACGTGATCAATCCTCGGTACCGGATCGCGGTCGTCGTCGCGCTGGGGTGTGGGCTGCGCCAGGGCGAGGTGTTCGGGCTGTCGCCGAAGGACATCGACTTCGAACGCGGCGTCATCCGAGTGCGCAGGCAGGTGCAACTTCTCTCAGGGCGCCTCTACTTCGCCCTGCCCAAGGGCGGCAAGACGCGCATCGTCGACATGCCCCGGTCGGTGGCCACGGAACTGGCCGCGTACTTCCTCGACCATCCGGCGGTCGACGTCGAGCTCCCCTGGGGCGGACCGGAGCCCGACCGGGAGAAGCAGAGCTTCCCGCTCGTCCTCACGACGACGTACGGCAACGCCATCCGCGCCAACATCTTCAACGACGAGGCCTGGAAGCCAGCCCTCGCCGCGGCTGGAGTCATTCCCGTACGGGAGAAGGGCGCGCGGTGGAAGGCTTCGCGCAAGGACGGCTTCCACGTGCTCCGGCACACCTACGCTTCGGTGCTCCTCGAAGCGGGCGAGTCCATCGTCACGCTTGCCCGGTGGCTCGGTCACTCAAGTCCGACCATCACCCTCGACCACTACGCCCACTTCATGCCGGAGGCTGGCGGCAGGGGCCGCGCGGCCATCGACGCACTGCTCGGCACGGTGCCCGAGTACGTGCCTGAGGGCCTCGTCCCCTCTCAGGGCCGCATCTGA
- a CDS encoding SMI1/KNR4 family protein, with the protein MKPTDDRQFPAALATAMAVRFDYADGKTGVDFEPFPAFLSAAETTDWFQAWTGNSELDGNDFRAFGQDGTGGYAAIWLIRPSRPLAEQPIVFLGSEGETGVVARDLGDFLWLLAAGFGPWEAATSYEPDWKAQPNPELAAIAEGFAPHQRRSAAAVIELATREFPDFDDTIMELCR; encoded by the coding sequence GTGAAGCCCACCGATGACCGCCAGTTCCCCGCCGCGCTCGCCACCGCGATGGCCGTTCGATTCGACTACGCCGACGGGAAGACCGGGGTCGACTTCGAACCCTTCCCGGCCTTCCTGTCCGCTGCCGAGACCACCGACTGGTTCCAGGCATGGACCGGGAACAGCGAACTGGACGGCAACGACTTCCGCGCGTTCGGACAGGACGGCACGGGCGGGTACGCGGCGATCTGGCTCATCCGCCCGAGCCGGCCACTGGCCGAGCAGCCCATCGTCTTCCTCGGCTCCGAGGGCGAGACCGGTGTCGTCGCCCGCGACCTGGGCGACTTCCTTTGGCTACTGGCCGCCGGCTTCGGCCCCTGGGAAGCCGCCACGTCCTACGAGCCGGACTGGAAGGCGCAGCCCAATCCGGAGCTGGCAGCCATCGCCGAAGGATTCGCACCGCACCAGCGCCGGTCGGCGGCAGCCGTGATCGAGCTGGCGACCCGGGAGTTCCCCGACTTCGACGACACCATCATGGAGCTCTGCCGCTGA
- a CDS encoding helix-turn-helix domain-containing protein yields MVDTQGEVHRIGELIRRARVLQGRSQADVARELGYHQSKISRLEGGRGTDDIRVLRDVARILRIPPARLGLAEAAPEADPHDPETEEMLRRRTLLAASITALTASVAPTAAHPALVQALLPGMPTTPTTEAPESGELRNRATAIRRLWSTCDYAELERTLPGLITDLRHCIANSPQAEELPRFLATAYQTSASLLLKQGDPGTAWLAVGRAMAEAERSGDPLVLAASVRLHAHVLVREQHAGQAVTLIKHTASQLAGAYDQQPHHHLSVLGLLLLRGATAASRAGDRAATAEFLAEAKEVAKYVALDHPDAWANFSPTNVALHEVSAAVSFGDAGVAIDIARPLMRRHIPVPERRAALWVEAARAYAQQGRLADGYQALRIAETCAAQDVRRPAVRDLVADMAARDRRRTLPELHHFSRRLGVPA; encoded by the coding sequence ATGGTCGACACGCAGGGCGAGGTGCACCGGATCGGTGAACTGATCCGCCGGGCTCGGGTCTTACAGGGCCGATCACAAGCGGACGTGGCCCGCGAGCTGGGATACCACCAGTCGAAGATCAGCCGCCTGGAGGGCGGACGAGGAACGGACGACATCCGAGTTCTGCGCGACGTCGCCCGCATCCTGCGCATTCCTCCGGCCCGCCTCGGTCTGGCGGAGGCCGCCCCGGAAGCCGATCCCCACGACCCGGAGACAGAGGAAATGCTGCGCCGCCGTACCCTCCTTGCCGCCAGCATCACCGCACTCACAGCCTCGGTCGCGCCGACGGCTGCGCACCCCGCGCTCGTCCAGGCACTCCTGCCCGGGATGCCGACGACTCCGACGACGGAAGCGCCGGAGTCCGGGGAACTACGAAACCGGGCAACGGCCATCCGGCGCCTCTGGAGCACGTGCGACTACGCGGAGCTGGAGCGGACCCTTCCCGGCCTGATCACCGATCTCCGCCACTGCATCGCAAACTCTCCGCAGGCCGAGGAGCTTCCCCGCTTCCTAGCGACGGCCTACCAGACCTCGGCCAGCCTCCTGCTCAAGCAGGGAGACCCCGGCACGGCGTGGCTCGCCGTCGGGCGAGCGATGGCCGAGGCCGAACGCTCAGGTGATCCACTCGTCCTCGCCGCCAGCGTCCGCCTCCACGCGCACGTCCTGGTCCGCGAACAGCACGCCGGCCAGGCCGTCACGCTGATCAAGCACACAGCTTCACAACTCGCTGGTGCGTACGACCAGCAGCCCCACCACCACCTCTCCGTGCTCGGGTTGCTGCTACTGCGCGGAGCCACGGCTGCCAGCAGAGCCGGGGACCGCGCTGCCACCGCAGAGTTCCTGGCAGAGGCCAAGGAGGTGGCGAAGTACGTCGCCCTGGACCACCCCGACGCCTGGGCCAACTTCAGCCCCACCAACGTGGCCCTCCACGAGGTCAGCGCGGCCGTGTCCTTCGGCGACGCGGGCGTCGCCATCGACATCGCCCGTCCGCTCATGCGCCGCCACATCCCGGTTCCCGAGCGCCGGGCCGCCCTGTGGGTGGAAGCCGCCCGGGCCTACGCGCAGCAGGGCCGCCTCGCTGATGGCTACCAGGCCCTGCGGATCGCGGAGACCTGCGCAGCCCAGGACGTACGGCGACCAGCCGTCCGGGACCTGGTCGCCGACATGGCGGCGCGCGACCGTCGGCGTACGCTGCCAGAGCTCCACCACTTCAGCCGCCGACTGGGAGTACCCGCGTGA
- a CDS encoding ATP-binding protein, with protein MEVHEVTLTVTSTPEGAARARHQVMNEIRGWHSVIGTDGMCVAEVVAGELLANVVQHAGNGAASVTARLRGSRLRFEVRDRSSALPHARLPPTDAEDGRGLLIIDALADRHGVDHSTGGKSCWAELDLSVPTSVLPSITQPPLQRS; from the coding sequence ATGGAAGTGCACGAGGTCACGCTGACCGTCACGAGTACGCCCGAGGGCGCCGCTCGTGCCCGGCACCAGGTGATGAACGAGATCAGAGGCTGGCACTCGGTCATCGGCACCGACGGCATGTGCGTAGCAGAGGTCGTGGCCGGCGAACTGCTGGCGAACGTCGTTCAGCACGCGGGAAACGGAGCCGCTTCCGTGACCGCCCGCCTGCGCGGAAGCCGACTGCGCTTCGAGGTCCGCGACCGAAGCTCCGCCCTCCCCCACGCACGCCTACCCCCTACGGACGCCGAGGACGGCCGCGGGCTGCTGATCATCGACGCCCTCGCCGACCGGCACGGCGTCGACCACAGCACCGGCGGCAAATCCTGCTGGGCCGAGCTCGATCTGTCCGTACCCACCTCGGTCTTGCCATCCATCACGCAGCCTCCCCTGCAAAGGAGTTGA
- a CDS encoding magnesium and cobalt transport protein CorA — MSERPDRRRPSPPSAAAPGAGPAKRVGWRRPAALPAAPPAAPPRAPKPPPPAPTPADHRSVIDSAVYRDGVRVASPTTLADTFRRLREQPDGMAWIGLHRPTESELHSLADEFNLHPLSIEDALEAHQRPKLERYGDTLFVVLRAARYLDALEEVDFGELHIFVGPDFLITVRHGAAPDLSAVRRRMEESPELLSLGPEAALYAILDAVVDGYAPVVEGVQIDMDEIETEVFSGDPEVSRRIYELSREMVEFQRATRPLVGMLHSLMAGFAKYGTDEELQRYLRDVADHVTHTSERVDGFRQALTEILTVNATLVSQQQNAEMRALAEAGFEQNEEIKKISSWAAILFAPTLVGTIYGMNFEDMPELKWAGGYPFAILLMAAVCVSLYVIFKKRDWL, encoded by the coding sequence ATGTCGGAGCGACCAGACCGCCGCCGCCCCTCGCCCCCGTCCGCCGCCGCGCCCGGGGCCGGGCCCGCGAAGCGGGTGGGCTGGCGGCGCCCGGCCGCTCTCCCCGCCGCACCCCCGGCCGCACCCCCACGGGCCCCGAAGCCGCCCCCGCCGGCCCCCACACCCGCGGACCACCGCAGCGTGATCGACTCCGCGGTCTACCGCGACGGAGTCCGGGTCGCCTCGCCCACCACCCTCGCCGACACCTTCCGCCGGCTGCGCGAACAGCCCGACGGCATGGCCTGGATCGGCTTGCATCGCCCCACGGAATCCGAACTCCACTCCCTGGCCGACGAGTTCAACCTCCACCCGCTCTCCATCGAGGACGCCCTGGAGGCCCACCAGCGCCCCAAGCTGGAGCGCTACGGAGACACCCTCTTCGTCGTCCTGCGGGCCGCCCGCTACCTGGACGCACTGGAGGAGGTCGACTTCGGCGAGCTCCACATCTTCGTCGGCCCCGACTTCCTGATCACGGTCCGCCACGGAGCGGCCCCGGACCTCTCGGCGGTCCGCCGCCGCATGGAGGAGTCCCCCGAACTCCTCTCCCTCGGCCCGGAAGCCGCCCTGTACGCCATCCTCGACGCAGTGGTCGACGGCTACGCCCCCGTCGTCGAGGGCGTCCAGATCGACATGGACGAGATCGAGACCGAGGTCTTCAGCGGCGACCCGGAAGTCTCCCGCCGCATCTACGAACTCTCCCGGGAAATGGTCGAGTTCCAACGCGCCACCCGCCCCCTGGTCGGCATGCTCCACAGCCTGATGGCCGGCTTCGCGAAGTACGGCACGGACGAGGAACTCCAGCGCTACCTCCGCGACGTGGCCGACCACGTCACCCACACCAGCGAACGCGTCGACGGCTTCCGCCAGGCCCTCACAGAAATCCTGACGGTCAACGCCACCCTGGTCTCCCAACAACAGAACGCCGAAATGCGCGCCTTGGCCGAGGCCGGCTTCGAACAGAACGAGGAGATCAAGAAGATCTCCTCGTGGGCCGCCATCCTCTTTGCACCCACACTCGTGGGAACCATCTACGGCATGAACTTCGAAGACATGCCGGAACTGAAGTGGGCAGGCGGCTACCCCTTCGCAATCCTGCTGATGGCAGCGGTCTGCGTCAGCCTGTACGTCATCTTCAAGAAGCGCGACTGGCTGTAG
- a CDS encoding helix-turn-helix domain-containing protein translates to MPRRATEIGPAGERTAHAIERLRTSRGFAQRELAARVTELGHPMTNTMLSRIERTRRRCDVDDLVAIAAALGVSPLALLQPATKGVRAGAR, encoded by the coding sequence ATGCCCCGAAGAGCTACGGAAATCGGTCCCGCCGGAGAACGGACCGCCCACGCCATCGAGCGGCTGCGCACCTCGCGCGGATTCGCTCAGCGAGAGCTCGCTGCCCGTGTCACCGAGCTTGGCCACCCCATGACCAACACCATGCTGTCCCGCATCGAACGCACCCGCCGGCGCTGCGACGTGGATGACCTCGTCGCCATTGCGGCTGCCCTCGGTGTCTCCCCACTTGCCCTGCTCCAGCCTGCGACGAAGGGGGTTCGGGCGGGTGCGCGGTGA
- a CDS encoding relaxase/mobilization nuclease domain-containing protein produces MIPRVHKMGSRTIGLIRYLYGPGTHEEHTDPHLVAAWDSLVPDPGRNPKATYADLQRLLDQPVEALPKSRRPTEHVWHLSVRAAPEDPILSDDQWGDIARRMVAATGIAPDDDTAACRWAAVRHADDHIHIIATTVREDGRRPRRHNEAKRSQAEARLIEAQYGLRRLDTGDGTAAQRPTSAERHKADRHQRERTPREELRESVRRAAAGARSEEEFFGRLTHAGVLVKQRVAPSGDLLGYTVALPDDRNKHGEPVFYSGSKLASDLSLPRIRERWTPSAEPSSDEVISPEQPALPPVTGPAYARRRATTATWQALLLIEHGDDGTAAAGIAAVGEVLDALADTSAAHTRRELRDAAFAFERASRSHVRAVRGHDRALRQAAYDLVHSGPALDRGEDGATTAMLIDTAFFLVTAAANWHAKKKHAQQAEAAHQAAGHLRAAYEIAAAQPMSVLHQQGRSLPLQRRQAVVLRQALPEIAEQVLAEPGWPALAATLADAQAAGHNPTHLLAEATRHRELDSATSVSDVLVWRLRRLAHLPADPAASLPRHAPTTQPALRAANNASRRR; encoded by the coding sequence ATGATCCCCCGCGTCCACAAGATGGGCAGCCGCACCATCGGCCTGATCCGCTACCTCTACGGCCCCGGCACCCACGAGGAACACACCGACCCGCACCTCGTGGCGGCCTGGGACAGCCTCGTCCCCGACCCCGGACGCAACCCGAAAGCCACTTACGCGGACCTGCAAAGGCTCCTCGACCAGCCCGTCGAAGCCCTGCCCAAGTCACGGCGCCCCACTGAGCACGTGTGGCACCTGTCCGTACGCGCCGCGCCCGAGGACCCGATCCTCAGCGACGACCAGTGGGGCGACATCGCCCGCCGCATGGTCGCCGCCACTGGCATCGCCCCCGACGACGACACCGCCGCCTGCCGCTGGGCAGCCGTCCGCCACGCCGACGACCACATCCACATCATCGCCACCACCGTCCGCGAGGACGGCCGCCGGCCTCGCCGCCACAACGAAGCCAAGCGCTCCCAGGCCGAAGCCCGTCTCATCGAGGCCCAATACGGCCTGCGCCGCCTCGACACCGGTGACGGAACAGCAGCCCAGCGCCCCACCAGCGCCGAACGCCACAAAGCCGACCGCCACCAGCGGGAACGCACCCCGAGGGAGGAACTGCGCGAGAGCGTCCGACGCGCGGCGGCCGGTGCCCGGAGCGAGGAGGAGTTCTTCGGCCGCCTCACCCATGCCGGTGTCCTCGTAAAGCAGCGCGTGGCGCCGTCCGGGGACCTCCTCGGCTACACCGTGGCCCTGCCCGACGACCGAAACAAGCACGGCGAGCCCGTCTTCTACTCGGGATCCAAGCTCGCCTCCGACCTCTCCTTGCCCCGCATCCGCGAACGCTGGACTCCATCGGCAGAACCCTCCTCCGACGAAGTCATCTCACCGGAGCAGCCCGCTCTCCCGCCGGTGACCGGCCCGGCGTACGCCCGCCGCCGCGCGACCACGGCGACCTGGCAGGCGCTGCTGCTCATCGAGCACGGCGACGACGGCACGGCAGCAGCCGGGATCGCCGCTGTCGGCGAGGTCCTCGACGCGCTCGCCGACACCTCCGCCGCCCATACCCGACGAGAACTCCGTGATGCAGCCTTCGCGTTCGAGCGGGCATCCCGCTCCCACGTCCGCGCCGTACGCGGGCACGACCGCGCCCTGCGCCAGGCCGCGTACGACCTCGTCCACAGCGGACCTGCCCTCGATCGCGGGGAGGACGGCGCCACCACCGCCATGCTCATCGACACCGCGTTCTTCCTCGTCACCGCGGCGGCGAACTGGCATGCCAAGAAGAAGCACGCCCAGCAAGCCGAAGCCGCGCACCAAGCCGCCGGACACCTGCGCGCCGCCTACGAGATCGCGGCCGCCCAGCCAATGTCCGTACTCCACCAGCAAGGCCGCTCCCTGCCACTGCAACGACGACAGGCAGTCGTCCTACGCCAGGCGCTGCCCGAGATCGCCGAACAAGTTCTGGCCGAGCCGGGCTGGCCCGCCCTGGCGGCCACACTCGCCGATGCCCAGGCCGCAGGCCACAACCCAACCCACCTCCTCGCAGAAGCCACGCGGCATCGGGAGCTGGACAGCGCCACCTCCGTCAGTGACGTCCTCGTCTGGCGCCTCCGCCGTCTCGCACACCTGCCTGCCGATCCCGCAGCATCACTCCCCCGGCACGCGCCGACCACACAACCGGCTCTGAGGGCCGCGAACAACGCCTCCCGTCGGCGCTGA
- a CDS encoding flavoprotein codes for MTEPQPKPFLYVVVCAAGIAGDVGKLIDAAHERNWDVGVVATPQGLPFLDVSAIEDRTGYPARSAWRGPGDARSFPPADAIAVAPATFNTVNKWAAGFADNLALGILCEAPGMGIPTVVLPYVNTALAAHRAYQRSLAELREMGVLVGSYEPHRPKSGGGADRFRWKEAVDLLAPFLAAGDARH; via the coding sequence GTGACCGAGCCGCAGCCCAAGCCCTTCCTGTACGTCGTCGTCTGCGCGGCGGGGATCGCGGGCGACGTCGGCAAGCTGATCGACGCCGCGCACGAGCGGAACTGGGACGTCGGCGTCGTCGCCACCCCGCAGGGGCTGCCCTTCCTCGACGTGTCCGCGATCGAGGACCGGACCGGTTACCCCGCCCGCTCCGCCTGGCGCGGGCCCGGCGACGCACGGTCCTTCCCACCCGCCGATGCGATCGCAGTCGCCCCGGCCACCTTCAACACGGTCAACAAGTGGGCGGCCGGCTTCGCGGACAACCTCGCCCTCGGCATCCTCTGCGAGGCCCCGGGCATGGGCATCCCCACCGTCGTCCTGCCTTACGTGAACACCGCGCTCGCCGCGCACCGCGCGTACCAGCGCAGCCTCGCCGAGCTGCGCGAGATGGGTGTTCTGGTCGGCAGCTACGAGCCTCACCGCCCGAAGTCCGGCGGCGGCGCCGACCGCTTCCGTTGGAAGGAAGCCGTCGACCTCTTGGCCCCGTTCCTCGCGGCAGGCGACGCCCGCCACTGA
- a CDS encoding winged helix DNA-binding domain-containing protein — translation MASKTTLPVLDTRALNRATLARQLLLTRAEMSAQDATEHLLGLQAQNVKPPYFQLHARLAGFGPAELAGLMESRQVVRMVTMRSTIHTHTVHDALTLRPLVQPARDREINYFRKGLVGVDLDRLAERAREFVEAEPRTMAEIREELLKEWPGDDPQSLSVAARCRLPLVQVTPRGVWGKSGQVRLTTLSEWVGGGGKGAGVEGGAEGGAEGGVEGGGPGGEASGIDDAVLRYLGAFGPASVKDMQTWAGLTRLREAFERLRPVLEVFQDENGVELFDLPDGPRPDAEQPAPPRFLPEFDNLLLSHADRSRVIPPELKGSSWTGNQAHCTLLLDGFLAGLWKLDGEKGGGKEGGKDGGTLTVELFSGVSKAGKAEIVAEGEVLLAEMGGGAGEVRFGSIRA, via the coding sequence ATGGCCTCCAAGACGACGCTTCCCGTACTCGACACCCGTGCGCTGAACCGTGCCACGCTTGCCCGCCAGCTGCTCCTGACCCGCGCCGAGATGTCCGCGCAGGACGCCACGGAGCACCTGCTGGGGCTGCAGGCGCAGAACGTGAAGCCGCCCTACTTCCAGCTCCACGCCCGCCTCGCCGGATTCGGGCCGGCCGAGCTCGCCGGGCTGATGGAGTCCCGGCAGGTGGTCCGGATGGTCACCATGAGGTCCACCATCCACACCCACACCGTCCACGACGCGCTGACCCTGCGCCCCCTGGTCCAGCCCGCCCGCGACCGGGAGATCAACTACTTCCGCAAGGGCCTGGTCGGAGTGGACCTCGACAGGCTGGCCGAGCGAGCGCGGGAGTTCGTGGAGGCCGAACCGCGGACCATGGCGGAGATACGGGAGGAACTGCTCAAGGAGTGGCCCGGAGACGACCCGCAGTCACTGTCCGTCGCCGCGCGCTGCCGGCTGCCGCTCGTCCAGGTCACCCCGCGCGGGGTCTGGGGGAAGAGCGGGCAGGTCCGCCTCACCACCTTGAGCGAGTGGGTGGGGGGAGGGGGAAAGGGCGCGGGAGTAGAGGGAGGAGCAGAGGGAGGAGCAGAGGGAGGAGTAGAGGGAGGAGGGCCTGGTGGGGAGGCTTCGGGGATCGATGACGCTGTTCTGCGGTATCTCGGGGCTTTCGGGCCCGCCTCCGTCAAGGACATGCAGACGTGGGCCGGGCTCACCCGGCTGCGCGAGGCCTTCGAGCGGCTGAGGCCCGTACTGGAGGTGTTCCAGGACGAGAACGGCGTCGAACTCTTCGATCTGCCCGACGGACCCCGCCCCGATGCCGAGCAGCCCGCCCCGCCCCGCTTCCTTCCCGAGTTCGACAACCTGCTCCTCTCCCACGCCGACCGCTCCAGGGTGATCCCGCCCGAGCTGAAGGGGAGCAGCTGGACCGGGAACCAGGCCCACTGCACGCTGCTCCTCGACGGCTTCCTCGCCGGGCTCTGGAAGCTGGACGGAGAGAAGGGCGGCGGGAAGGAAGGCGGCAAGGACGGAGGGACGCTCACCGTCGAGTTGTTCTCCGGCGTCTCCAAGGCCGGCAAGGCCGAGATCGTGGCCGAGGGCGAGGTACTGCTCGCGGAGATGGGCGGCGGGGCGGGTGAGGTCCGCTTCGGGTCCATCCGCGCGTGA
- a CDS encoding ATP-binding protein, translating to MTTATREPQRAGTLATRLQAILAAKGIDPDTAPAGPTVEPVTALELADRRIPPRYREALATQPEVLGWVEAVTRAGRNGPAGTRGIAYGPSLLIAGTTGIGKTHQAYGAVRSLLAAGVRLRWQAVTSADLYAQLRPRPNHDPEREIQELGRCPLLILDDLGAAKQSEWTEELTYRLINRRYTEMLPTLITTNLPIAELRNAVGDRVASRLAEMTTRVILTGPDRRRTQPSGS from the coding sequence GTGACCACCGCGACCCGCGAACCCCAGCGTGCTGGCACCCTGGCAACCCGTCTCCAGGCCATTCTCGCTGCCAAGGGCATCGACCCCGACACCGCACCCGCCGGGCCCACAGTGGAGCCGGTGACCGCCCTGGAACTCGCCGACCGCCGCATCCCGCCCCGCTACCGCGAGGCACTCGCCACCCAACCCGAAGTCCTGGGCTGGGTGGAGGCGGTCACCCGCGCCGGGCGGAACGGGCCGGCCGGTACCCGGGGCATCGCCTACGGCCCCTCGCTGCTGATCGCCGGAACCACCGGCATCGGCAAGACACATCAGGCCTACGGAGCCGTCCGCTCGCTGCTGGCCGCCGGAGTACGCCTGCGCTGGCAGGCGGTCACCTCCGCCGACCTCTACGCCCAGCTCCGGCCCCGGCCCAACCACGACCCCGAACGGGAGATCCAAGAGCTCGGCCGGTGCCCGCTGCTGATCCTGGACGACCTCGGCGCGGCCAAGCAGTCCGAGTGGACCGAGGAGCTGACGTACCGGCTGATCAACCGCCGCTACACCGAGATGCTCCCGACCCTGATCACCACCAACCTGCCGATCGCGGAACTCCGCAACGCAGTTGGGGACCGCGTCGCCTCCCGCCTGGCAGAGATGACCACCCGCGTCATCCTCACCGGCCCGGATCGCCGACGCACCCAGCCGTCGGGCTCCTGA